One part of the Nitrospira defluvii genome encodes these proteins:
- a CDS encoding OmpA family protein: protein MSRGIIFAVGLFALTLLALICIPRHLPVTSSAGGHPAFRAHIENGHLTLSGAMASEEAKLAAVTRAQELAKGLKLRVTDNLDILEEATPAAWETAVPALLAQVALLHQHQATVSLSDQTLTVKGTVATGEARAKLLHDVGASLGSSVHVQDQLTVAAATTTALPAAQVPPPVHASRAHVQAGLDDILRGEHIAFESNSAVLTPKGRAVVDKVIPALKRSPEATIEIGGHTDSYGDPDYNLQLSRARAESVRQYLADHGVTNRLTAVGYGATRPLSQDRTRAASKKNRRIEFRVKEER from the coding sequence ATGTCGCGCGGAATCATTTTCGCAGTCGGATTGTTCGCACTCACACTTTTGGCCCTCATCTGCATCCCGCGACACCTACCCGTGACGTCGTCGGCAGGCGGCCACCCCGCGTTTCGCGCGCACATCGAAAACGGCCACCTGACACTCTCCGGCGCGATGGCCAGCGAAGAAGCGAAACTCGCTGCCGTCACCCGCGCACAGGAATTAGCCAAAGGACTCAAGCTCCGCGTCACCGACAACCTCGACATTCTCGAAGAAGCCACTCCCGCGGCGTGGGAGACCGCCGTGCCCGCGCTGTTGGCACAGGTAGCCCTGCTTCATCAACATCAAGCCACGGTCTCGCTCTCGGACCAGACACTCACGGTCAAAGGCACTGTCGCAACCGGCGAGGCCAGAGCAAAACTCCTCCATGACGTCGGCGCGTCGCTCGGCAGTTCGGTGCATGTGCAGGATCAGCTGACGGTAGCCGCAGCCACAACGACAGCGCTGCCGGCGGCTCAGGTCCCACCCCCGGTGCATGCCTCCCGGGCTCACGTGCAGGCCGGATTGGACGACATCTTGCGCGGAGAACACATCGCATTTGAAAGCAACAGCGCAGTCCTCACCCCCAAAGGTCGTGCCGTCGTCGACAAGGTCATTCCGGCGCTCAAACGATCCCCAGAGGCGACCATCGAAATCGGCGGCCATACCGATTCCTACGGCGATCCGGACTACAATCTCCAACTCAGCCGCGCGCGGGCGGAATCCGTTCGCCAGTATCTGGCCGACCATGGTGTGACCAACCGACTGACTGCCGTGGGCTACGGAGCCACCCGTCCGCTCAGCCAAGACCGGACGCGCGCCGCGTCGAAGAAAAACCGGCGGATTGAATTTCGTGTGAAAGAGGAACGGTGA